The proteins below come from a single Aspergillus oryzae RIB40 DNA, chromosome 5 genomic window:
- a CDS encoding uncharacterized protein (predicted dehydrogenases and related proteins), with translation MSPIRVGLIGLPSASGENYEGTSWSVNAHLPFLTKSPNFEIVALLNSSVESAQTAIQKYGLPNETKAYGDPQDLANDPDVDLVVCSVRVDRHFLTVRPSLIAGKAVYVEWPLDRNLEVAQEMATLATKHNARTIVGIQGAFSPIIRKMRSVIESGEIGRVLASTITGSFGNNVDAESKNVRYFLDRDIGGNPITIHVGHSLEYIAAVLGEFKTLRSFSSISRPTIDIKDYSVGDTGKVVEAGARNTVPDQILAYGTVEPSDAAVTVKFHAGKEFPGQPRLDWRIQGEKGWLRLASPLVSLNVGGPGIKLEIARNETNTVEEILPEADEWDELPVPAQNIARLYEAYRKNEWHPTFDWALKRHEALDRIWKEFDAESH, from the exons ATGTCTCCTATCCGAGTCGGTTTGATCGGACTGCCTAGTGCTTCGGGAGAGAATTATGAGGGCACTTCGTGGTCTGTTAACGCCCACTTGCCCTTCCTCACCAAGTCTCCCAATTTTGAAATTGTTGCGCTGCTGAATAGCTCCGTGGAGTCTGCACAAACGGCAATCCAGAAATATGGCCTACCGAACGAAACCAAGGCTTACGGTGACCCGCAAG ATCTCGCCAACGACCCTGATGTGGACCTCGTGGTCTGCAGTGTCCGCGTTGACCGACACTTTCTGACTGTGCGTCCTAGCCTCATCGCTGGCAAGGCAGTTTATGTCGAATGGCCACTAGACCGTAATCTCGAGGTGGCCCAAGAGATGGCTACTCTAGCGACAAAGCATAATGCGCGTACCATCGTAGGCATACAGGGCGCCTTTTCGCCGATTATTCGTAAGATGCGATCTGTTATCGAAAGCGGGGAGATAGGACGCGTCCTGGCTAGTACGATCACCGGATCATTTGGCAATAACGTTGATGCAGAGAGCAAGAACGTACGGTACTTTCTTGACCGGGAtattggaggaaatccgaTTACTATCCATGTTGGTCACAGCTTGGAGTACATTGCTGCCG TCCTCGGGGAATTCAAAACTCTCAGGAGCTTTTCGTCAATCAGCCGACCGACGATAGATATCAAGGACTACAGCGTTGGAGACACCGGCAAGGTCGTCGAAGCGGGCGCTCGCAATACTGTCCCGGATCAGATTCTCGCTTATGGCACCGTTGAGCCTTCCGATGCAGCAGTTACTGTCAAATTCCATGCTGGAAAGGAGTTTCCAGGCCAGCCTCGACTAGACTGGCGtattcaaggagaaaagggtTGGCTGCGGTTGGCCTCCCCGTTGGTGTCTTTGAATGTCGGCGGCCCGGGAATTAAATTGGAGATCGCGAGAAATGAGACGAACACGGTAGAGGAGATACTACCGGAGGCAGATGAGTGGGATGAGCTACCCGTACCGGCTCAGAATATTGCCCGTCTGTATGAAGCCTATCGCAAGAATGAGTGGCATCCCACTTTTGACTGGGCGTTAAAGAGGCATGAGGCGCTCGATAGGATTTGGAAGGAGTTTGATGCAGAGAGCCATTAG
- a CDS encoding LLM class flavin-dependent oxidoreductase (coenzyme F420-dependent N5,N10-methylene tetrahydromethanopterin reductase and related flavin-dependent oxidoreductases), which produces MGSIDKPKKQLILNAFAMQSPSHLNPGLHRYPKDQGGAYKSLQHWVTLAQKLEAAKFHAIFFADVLGGYDVYKGPANLDPTIPAGAQFPINDPLYSVPAMAAATESIGFGVTASTTYDAPYALARRFSTVDHLTNGRVGWNIVTSYLDSAARNFGLNTQVEHDERYRIADEYLDVTYKLWEGSWRDDAVNVKDGVAGYADPKAVRQINHEGKYFNVPGPHLCEPSPQRTPFLLQAGTSTAGKAFAAKHAEAIFLHGQKPELVRPSVDNVRQQAQAQGRDPASIKVVAGILAIVAETDEAAHAKFAELAQYGDPEGALALFGGWSGYDLSKYEDNQDFRFVEQPAIRSMVNHWASTVPGTEGKKWDKKTISEYLIMGGNGAKVIGSAKTVADELERWVEVGDVDGFNLSYASIPETFDDIIKYLIPELQKRGIFHTDYAVKGGTFRENMYGEKGQARLPQSHPGAKYVWHAGEETPKYALEKNT; this is translated from the coding sequence ATGGGTTCAATCGATAAACCCAAGAAACAACTCATCCTCAATGCATTTGCCATGCAATCACCCTCTCACCTGAACCCAGGTCTCCACCGTTACCCAAAGGACCAAGGCGGCGCCTACAAATCGCTCCAGCACTGGGTAACCCTAGCACAAAAGCTCGAGGCCGCCAAATTCCACGCgatcttcttcgccgatgTGCTAGGAGGATATGATGTCTACAAAGGTCCAGCCAACCTCGATCCAACCATCCCTGCGGGCGCGCAATTCCCCATCAACGACCCACTGTACAGTGTTCCCGCGATGGCGGCTGCGACCGAGTCGATCGGGTTCGGCGTAACGGCATCGACGACCTACGATGCTCCCTATGCGCTCGCTCGAAGATTCTCAACTGTTGACCACTTGACCAACGGTCGCGTGGGATGGAATATTGTGACCTCGTACTTGGATTCCGCAGCGCGTAATTTCGGCCTGAATACGCAGGTTGAGCACGACGAGCGCTATCGTATTGCAGATGAATACCTCGATGTCACATACAAACTCTGGGAGGGATCCTGGCGCGACGATGCTGTTAATGTCAAGGATGGAGTGGCCGGGTATGCCGATCCCAAAGCTGTCAGGCAGATTAATCACGAAGGAAAATATTTCAATGTCCCAGGACCACATCTGTGTGAGCCAAGTCCGCAGCGCACGCCTTTCCTGCTACAAGCCGGTACCTCCACCGCAGGCAAGGCCTTTGCGGCAAAGCACGCCGAGGCTATTTTCTTACACGGTCAAAAGCCCGAGCTAGTGCGACCGTCCGTCGATAATGTTCGCCAGCAGGCGCAGGCACAGGGTCGGGATCCCGCTTCTATCAAGGTTGTGGCTGGTATTCTGGCTATTGTGGCCGAGACTGATGAGGCGGCTCATGCGAAGTTCGCTGAGCTGGCTCAGTATGGAGATCCCGAGGGCGCTCTCGCTCTTTTCGGTGGATGGTCAGGTTATGACTTGTCGAAATATGAGGACAACCAGGATTTCCGGTTCGTGGAGCAGCCTGCCATCCGTAGTATGGTAAATCATTGGGCTAGTACAGTACCAGGGACTGAGGGCAAGAAATGGGACAAGAAAACTATCTCCGAATATCTGATTATGGGAGGAAATGGGGCGAAGGTTATTGGAAGCGCGAAGACAGTCGCGGATGAATTGGAGCGGTGGGTTGAAGTTGGCGATGTGGATGGGTTCAATCTGAGCTATGCCTCAATCCCTGAGACCTTTGATGATATTATAAAGTATTTGATCCCAGAGTTGCAAAAGCGAGGGATCTTCCACACGGATTATGCCGTCAAGGGAGGCACATTCCGCGAGAACATGTATGGGGAGAAGGGACAGGCACGACTGCCTCAATCTCACCCAGGGGCTAAGTATGTCTGGCATGCAGGAGAGGAGACCCCAAAGTACGCGTTAGAAAAGAACACATGA
- a CDS encoding NAD-dependent epimerase/dehydratase family protein (nucleoside-diphosphate-sugar epimerases): MSKRIIVTGGSGKAGQYVIHHLLAQGYSILNLDLNPLPPPLNEKVHTLKVDLTDNGQVHGALLSHFRLTEPFREPHQQVPDAVIHLAGYARNMIVPDTETYRVNVLSFYNVIEAACRIGVKKIVLASSITVYGVTYAEGDVDYPSFPVDEDVDANPMDVYALSKVCGERTARSFARRFGNDIYVMRLGAVVGPDEFQEKFDGYVERPEEYKVHGWAYTDARDIGLMFERCLVTDGLGFEIFNAVNDDITNFAESTMAFLEKMCPNIPITRQMEAREAPVTNRKLKRVLGFKQTCHWQDLYITAGNR, from the coding sequence ATGTCCAAGCGAATAATCGTAACCGGCGGCTCCGGCAAAGCAGGCCAATATGTcattcaccatcttctaGCCCAGGGCTACTCCATCCTGAACCTCGACCTGAACCCGctcccaccaccactaaACGAAAAAGTCCACACTTTGAAGGTAGACCTCACAGACAATGGCCAAGTCCACGGCGCCCTCCTTTCACACTTCCGCCTCACCGAACCGTTTCGCGAACCCCATCAGCAAGTCCCCGACGCCGTCATCCATCTGGCCGGATACGCGCGCAACATGATCGTCCCTGATACAGAGACATACCGAGTCAATGTACTCTCATTTTACAACGTGATCGAAGCGGCCTGCCGGATCGGCgtgaagaagatcgtccTGGCGAGCTCCATAACCGTGTACGGTGTTACCTATGCAGAAGGGGATGTCGATTATCCATCTTTTCccgtggatgaggatgttgatgcGAATCCGATGGATGTGTATGCTTTGTCTAAGGTCTGTGGGGAGCGTACGGCTCGGAGCTTTGCGCGACGGTTTGGCAATGATATTTATGTCATGCGATTAGGAGCGGTGGTTGGCCCGGATGAATTCCAAGAGAAGTTCGATGGATATGTGGAGAGGCCGGAGGAGTATAAAGTGCATGGGTGGGCATATACAGATGCAAGAGATATTGGACTGATGTTTGAAAGATGTCTGGTGACGGATGGGCTAGGGTTTGAGATTTTTAATGCGGTCAATGATGATATTACTAATTTCGCCGAGTCGACTATGGCGTTCTTAGAGAAGATGTGTCCGAACATACCGATTACGAGGCAGATGGAGGCTAGGGAGGCTCCGGTCACGAATAGGAAGTTGAAGCGGGTGTTGGGCTTCAAACAAACGTGTCACTGGCAGGACTTGTACATAACAGCGGGCAATCGATAA
- a CDS encoding zinc-binding alcohol dehydrogenase family protein (predicted protein) codes for MTAVSTYAPLVTLSEKQQTISYQEIYPEQRSEPTFANPNVQEEIRPQLGRATQRALLLKAAREQYTLVTDHAIPSISNKDEILVKVLQSVFQGWTCRAFNFGIPSLPWVNGRDLAGVVVKADRSSRVQEGDIVLVPSTDYRDIRKAAFQEYAIATHFNAARIPPTQSIHASASLGVAYVASALALGVSLGLDFSHASACPGPDLTEVVRQLDTDTIPADIRDECYSGLSKIEKVKPGDWIAIWGASTTTGYITLQLAKLAGLKVICVADIARHGARLVDLGADALVDRHDTQRAVDIIKGLTKGKLRYAIDIVGKDTATLLQQTLDDAVREDGSHAHLLGLTGLPKDRGSNVIYHTVPIKLFHTSPQVGERMVSWLEDLLHSGALQLPEIIRTDGGLGNVNASLELLRQGTASGKRIVVDLAG; via the exons ATGACCGCCGTATCGACATATGCGCCTCTCGTTACGCTGAGCGAGAAGCAGCAAACTATTTCATATCAAGAGATTTACCCGGAACAGCGCTCGGAACCTACCTTTGCCAATCCTAATGTGCAGGAGGAAATCAGACCACAGCTAGGAAGGGCCACTCAGCGGGCCCTTTTGTTGAAGGCTGCGCGTGAACAGTACACACTGGTGACCGATCATGCGATtccatcaatatcaaacaagGACGAGATCCTGGTCAAGGTACTCCAATCAGTTTTCCAGGGCTGGACATGCAG AGCTTTCAATTTCGGCATTCCGAGTCTACCATGGGTTAATGGGCGCGATTTAGCCGGTGTTGTCGTTAAGGCAGATAGGTCCTCACGAGTACAAGAGGGCGACATAGTTCTTGTCCCGTCCACCGACTATCGCGATATTCGAAAGGCGGCGTTCCAGGAATATGCTATCGCGACGCATTTCAATGCTGCACGCATCCCACCAACCCAAAGTATCCACGCTTCCGCCTCCTTAGGCGTTGCTTATGTGGCGTCTGCCCTTGCCTTGGGCGTCTCACTTGGATTAGACTTCTCCCACGCGTCGGCATGCCCGGGACCGGATCTCACAGAAGTGGTTCGCCAGTTAGATACTGATACTATCCCAGCTGATATCAGAGATGAGTGTTATTCTGGTCTCTCCAAGATTGAAAAGGTCAAGCCCGGTGACTGGATCGCCATCTGGGGAG CCTCTACCACCACTGGATACATCACGTTACAACTTGCTAAGCTAGCTGGGCTGAAAGTGATCTGCGTGGCAGATATTGCCCGTCACGGTGCGAGACTGGTTGATCTAGGGGCCGATGCTCTAGTGGACCGACACGACACCCAGCGCGCAGTCGACATCATCAAAGGATTGACAAAGGGAAAGCTCCGATATGCCATTGACATCGTCGGCAAAGACACTGCAACTCTACTTCAACAAACGCTTGACGATGCTGTCCGCGAAGACGGGTCGCACGCTCATCTCCTGGGCCTAACAGGTCTCCCCAAGGATAGAGGCTCCAATGTCATCTACCATACAGTTCCGATTAAATTGTTCCATACGTCGCCGCAGGTGGGGGAGCGGATGGTCTCCTGGCTGGAGGATCTATTACATTCGGGCGCTCTACAACTACCAGAGATTATTCGCACGGACGGAGGCTTGGGTAATGTTAATGCGTCGTTAGAACTGCTTCGACAAGGTACAGCGTCGGGGAAGCGGATTGTCGTTGATCTTGCGGGATAG
- a CDS encoding flavin-containing monooxygenase (predicted flavoprotein involved in K+ transport): protein MAAVEVSVVSDRNIPLLNGHAQSHTPVAVSTDIKGPVASTVIEKTEEVAPQGRPAFELEDHPIDEVRNIKVGVIGAGIGGITAGILLPAKLPGLDLRIFDKNADVGGTWYENTYPGVRCDVPAHVYQSGFAPNTQWTEEFAQGHEIRDYWQGLARKYQVYKYIRLQHKVEEAIWVPETGKWRVTVRDIGIGRVYVEHLDVLINAIGHFNDWQLPNYPGIDQYTGTIFHSSHWDHDADLKGKRIALIGNGASGLQVLPSIQPVAQHVDHYARNRTWVADSFGTTGVRRLEPNLFSREQLESFKDPDTYIKYRKSVEEGYFSRFGAIFKDSPENQAQRDTWTQLMLQRITEKPELADKILPEFPPNCRRATPGPGYLEALTKDNVSYIQTPIERFTATGIVTADGVERPVDVVICATGANVDHAPPFSIIANGIDLKKAWKHDGLWGFPYNYLGIATPGFPNLLWIGGPHATGHSGSVPNSMENLVTYIAKVLRKIRSQGIKSMAPSKQATDDFVEYSDTFYPRTVWTGNDDSTPGQKNCRSWYNGGRPGGRIHGLFPGSAATLNYIRREPRWEDWEYAYTNPSGNRFAYFGNGWTRREKYLDADLVPHVKRPDTIDLTTYMEGWWDV from the exons ATGGCTGCGGTTGAAGTATCTGTTGTATCGGATAGGAATATCCCATTGCTAAACGGCCACGCGCAAAGTCACACGCCGGTCGCTGTTTCGACAGATATCAAAGGGCCGGTCGCGTCCACTGTCATagagaaaacagaagaggTTGCTCCGCAAGGAAGGCCTGCTTTTGAGCTAGAGGATCATCCAATTGATGAAGTTCGAAATATCAAAGTTGGTGTCATCGGTGCCGGCATAGGTGGTATTACTGCTGGCATTCTCTTGCCGGCTAAGTTACCAGGCCTTGACCTCCGGATCTTCGATAAGAATGCGGATGTG GGAGGCACATGGTACGAAAACACATATCCTGGTGTACGATGCGATGTGCCAGCGCATGTATACCAGTCTGGATTTGCACCTAATACGCAGTGGACGGAGGAGTTTGCACAGGGACACGAAATTCGGGATTACTGGCAAGGGCTTGCCCGCAAGTACCAGGTCTACAAATATATACGGCTGCAACACAAGGTAGAAGAAGCCATATGGGTTCCTGAAACAGGAAAATGGCGTGTCACCGTCCGGGATATCGGCATAGGAAGG GTATATGTGGAACATCTTGACGTTCTGATTAATGCGATCGGTCACTTCAACGATTGGCAACTACCCAACTATCCCGGCATTGATCAATACACGGGTACcattttccattcctcccaCTGGGATCATGACGCCGAcctgaaaggaaagagaatTGCTCTTATTGGCAATGGGGCGTCCGGTCTCCAGGTTCTGCCTTCGATCCAGCCGGTTGCACAGCATGTCGATCACTATGCGCGTAACCGTACCTGGGTCGCAGACTCCTTTGGCACGACTGGTGTGCGCCGACTTGAACCGAACTTGTTCTCTCGCGAACAGCTCGAATCGTTCAAAGACCCTGATACATATATCAAATATCGCAAGAGTGTGGAAGAAGGATACTTCTCACGTTTTGGTGCAATCTTCAAGGACTCGCCGGAGAATCAGGCACAGCGAGACACGTGGACGCAATTAATGCTTCAGCGTATTACTGAGAAACCCGAACTGGCAGATAAGATTCTACCTGAGTTTCCGCCAAACTGTCGACGAGCTACACCAGGGCCTGGTTATTTAGAAGCCTTGACCAAAGATAACGTGAGCTACATACAGACGCCTATCGAACGATTCACAGCGACAGGTATCGTGACAGCAGATGGTGTTGAAAGGCCTGTCGATGTCGTGATTTGCGCCACCGGAGCCAATGTTGACCATGCGCCTCCATTCTCAATCATTGCGAATGGAATCGATCTCAAGAAAGCCTGGAAGCACGATGGTTTGTGGGGATTCCCCTACAACTACCTTGGTATCGCAACACCAGGCTTTCCGAATCTTCTTTGGATCGGTGGTCCGCATGCCACAGGCCACAGTGGAAGTGTTCCGAATAGTATGGAGAACCTGGTGACTTATATCGCCAAGGTCTTGCGAAAGATCCGCAGCCAGGGAATCAAGTCGATGGCTCCATCTAAGCAAGCCACTGACGATTTTGTTGAGTACTCTGACACATTCTACCCTCGCACCGTATGGACGGGCAACGACGACTCGACCCCTGGGCAGAAGAACTGTCGGTCTTGGTATAACGGTGGCCGTCCCGGTGGACGAATCCATGGTCTGTTCCCTGGAAGCGCTGCCACATTGAACTATATCCGACGGGAGCCACGATGGGAGGATTGGGAGTACGCATATACCAACCCGAGCGGCAATCGATTCGCGTATTTCGGCAATGGCTGgaccagaagagaaaagtattTGGACGCAGATTTAGTGCCACATGTGAAGCGACCTGATACAATAGATCTTACTACGTATATGGAAGGTTGGTGGGATGTTTGA